A portion of the Cryptomeria japonica chromosome 5, Sugi_1.0, whole genome shotgun sequence genome contains these proteins:
- the LOC131064106 gene encoding cyclin-dependent kinase B1-1-like, whose amino-acid sequence MPIFKKEKKMEVYENLEKIEKIGEGTYGKVYKVKDINTGQIFALKKLKLENNDEGVCVSTLREISLLRALSNSSYIVRLLDVKQIRNKVGKLLLYLVFQHMDSDLKQYITSYCRRLTKLPPQIIKSFLYQICKGVSYCHSRGVMHRDLKPSNLLVDQERGLIKIADLGLGRTFIIPIKKYTHQIMTLWYRAPEVLLGDTLYSTAVDMWSVGCIFAEMSLMKPLFKGDSEINQLHSIFRCLGTPNESIWPGVTKLRDWHIYPQWKNNDLRILVPDLDPSGLDLLCKMLTYEPSKRISAKKAVEHPYFADLDKSQFENVI is encoded by the exons ATGCCCATtttcaagaaggaaaagaaaatggaaGTTTACGAGAACTTGGAGAAGATTGAGAAGATTGGAGAAGGAACTTATGGTAAGGTATACAAAGTGAAGGACATTAACACAGGTCAGATTTTCGCACTTAAGAAGCTCAAGCTCGAGAATAATGATGAGGGAGTTTGTGTCAGTACACTAAGGGAGATATCACTCCTAAGGGCACTTTCTAATAGCTCTTACATTGTAAG GCTATTGGACGTGAAACAAATAAGGAACAAAGTGGGTAAGCTCCTTCTGTATTTGGTTTTTCAACACATGGACTCTGATCTCAAACAGTACATTACTAGTTACTGCCGTAGGCTAACAAAATTGCCTCCCCAGATTATCAAG AGCTTCCTGTACCAGATATGCAAGGGTGTTTCTTACTGCCACAGTAGGGGTGTAATGCATAG GGATTTGAAGCCCAGCAATCTACTGGTGGATCAAGAAAGGGGTTTGATCAAAATTGCAGATCTCGGACTGGGAAGAACATTCATTATTCCTATCAAGAAATATACCCATCAA ATTATGACCCTTTGGTACAGGGCTCCTGAGGTGCTGTTGGGAGACACCCTTTACTCCACAGCTGTAGACATGTGGTCTGTTGGTTGCATATTTG CTGAAATGTCCCTAATGAAGCCTCTGTTTAAGGGAGATTCAGAAATAAACCAGCTTCATAGCATTTTTAG GTGTCTAGGAACACCTAATGAAAGCATATGGCCAGGAGTCACCAAACTGAGAGATTGGCATATCTATCCTCAATGGAAAAATAACGACTTAAGGATTCTTGTTCCAGACTTAGATCCAAGTGGTTTGGACTTGTTGTGT AAAATGCTTACTTATGAGCCATCCAAGAGAATCTCAGCCAAGAAGGCAGTAGAACATCCTTATTTTGCTGATCTTGATAAATCTCAATTCGAAAATGTCATTTAA